A region of Chitinophaga horti DNA encodes the following proteins:
- the pyrF gene encoding orotidine-5'-phosphate decarboxylase, which produces MNRQELVNLIRERKSYLCVGLDTDIQKIPKHLLSLPDPIFAFNKAIIDATKDLCVSYKINTAFYECQGIRGWESLQRTVEYIPKGIFTIADAKRGDIGNTSTYYAKTFFDTYGFDSVTVAPYMGRDSVTPFLGFSEKWAIVLGLTSNEGSQDFQQLQTSEGLLYEQVMKTTASWGSPDNMMFVVGATQADSIAAIRRILPDHFFLVPGVGAQGGSLKEISEKGLNKDAGLLVNASRAIIYAGNDERFAEDAREAAKAYQAEMAEYLSAL; this is translated from the coding sequence ATGAACAGACAGGAACTGGTGAACTTAATCCGGGAACGGAAATCGTATTTGTGCGTTGGTCTCGATACCGATATTCAGAAAATCCCCAAGCATTTGCTGTCGCTCCCGGACCCGATCTTTGCTTTTAACAAGGCGATCATCGATGCCACAAAAGACCTGTGTGTGTCTTACAAGATCAATACTGCCTTTTACGAGTGCCAGGGCATTCGTGGCTGGGAAAGCCTGCAACGTACGGTGGAGTATATACCGAAAGGCATTTTTACCATTGCAGATGCGAAGCGCGGTGATATCGGCAACACATCTACCTATTACGCTAAAACTTTCTTCGATACCTATGGGTTTGATTCTGTGACGGTTGCGCCTTATATGGGCCGCGATAGCGTGACGCCGTTCCTCGGTTTTTCAGAGAAGTGGGCGATCGTACTGGGACTCACCTCTAACGAAGGCAGCCAGGATTTTCAGCAACTACAGACTTCCGAAGGACTTTTATATGAACAGGTGATGAAAACCACCGCCAGCTGGGGCAGCCCGGATAATATGATGTTCGTAGTAGGTGCTACCCAGGCAGATTCTATTGCTGCTATCCGCCGCATACTGCCGGATCACTTCTTTCTGGTGCCAGGAGTAGGAGCCCAGGGCGGTAGTTTAAAAGAAATTTCAGAGAAAGGGTTGAATAAAGATGCCGGTTTGTTAGTGAACGCCAGCCGTGCGATCATTTATGCGGGTAACGACGAGCGTTTTGCAGAAGATGCGCGTGAAGCGGCAAAAGCTTACCAGGCGGAGATGGCAGAATACCTGTCGGCATTGTAG
- a CDS encoding acyl-CoA dehydrogenase family protein, with product MRQDLFQSPDYYQVDDLLSEEHKLVREAVRQWVKQSLSPIIEEHCQRAEFPKHLLPGLGSLGCFGPTIPTEYGGGGLDQIAYGLMMQELERGDSGIRSTASVQGSLVMYPILQYGSEEQKRKYLPKLATGEMMGCFGLTEPDFGSNPAGMLTYFDEDGDHIILNGAKMWISNAPFADIAIVWAKDPDRKVRGVIVERGMEGFSTPETKGKWSLRASATGELVLDNVRIPKSNILAEARGLKAPLSCLDAARYGIAWGAIGAAMDCYDTALRYAQERVQFDRPIAGFQLTQKKLAEMVTEITKAQLMNWRLGVLKNENKARPEQISMAKRNACETALKIAHDARQILGAMGIAGEYPIMRHLMNLESVVTYEGTHEIHLLITGMDITGQNAFK from the coding sequence ATGCGACAAGACCTGTTCCAATCGCCCGATTACTACCAGGTAGACGATCTGCTGTCAGAAGAACATAAGTTAGTCCGTGAGGCGGTGAGACAATGGGTGAAACAATCGCTCAGCCCGATCATCGAAGAACATTGCCAGCGCGCCGAGTTCCCGAAACATTTATTACCCGGATTAGGCAGTTTAGGCTGCTTCGGCCCCACTATTCCCACCGAATACGGCGGCGGCGGGCTGGACCAGATTGCGTACGGGCTCATGATGCAGGAGCTGGAGCGGGGGGATAGCGGGATACGTTCTACTGCTTCGGTACAGGGTTCGCTGGTGATGTACCCGATTTTGCAGTACGGCAGCGAGGAACAGAAACGTAAATATCTTCCTAAACTGGCTACGGGCGAGATGATGGGCTGCTTCGGCCTCACAGAGCCAGATTTCGGCTCCAACCCCGCCGGTATGCTTACTTACTTTGATGAAGACGGCGACCATATTATCCTCAACGGCGCGAAGATGTGGATTTCCAATGCGCCCTTTGCAGATATAGCTATTGTGTGGGCCAAAGACCCCGATCGCAAAGTGCGTGGCGTGATTGTGGAGCGCGGCATGGAAGGCTTCTCGACCCCGGAAACAAAAGGTAAATGGAGCCTGCGGGCGAGCGCCACCGGCGAACTGGTGCTTGATAATGTACGCATCCCTAAATCCAACATATTAGCGGAGGCCCGCGGGTTAAAGGCGCCGCTGTCCTGCCTGGACGCTGCCCGCTACGGCATTGCCTGGGGCGCTATCGGTGCGGCGATGGATTGTTACGACACGGCTTTACGTTATGCGCAGGAGCGGGTGCAGTTCGACAGGCCTATAGCGGGCTTCCAATTAACACAAAAGAAACTGGCCGAAATGGTGACCGAGATCACCAAGGCGCAGCTCATGAACTGGCGGTTAGGCGTGTTGAAGAACGAAAACAAAGCGCGTCCCGAACAGATATCCATGGCTAAACGAAATGCCTGCGAAACCGCGTTGAAGATTGCACACGATGCCCGTCAGATACTGGGTGCCATGGGCATTGCGGGCGAGTATCCCATCATGCGGCACCTCATGAACCTGGAGAGTGTGGTGACTTATGAAGGCACCCACGAAATTCATTTACTGATCACCGGTATGGATATTACCGGCCAAAATGCGTTTAAATAG
- a CDS encoding FAD:protein FMN transferase, which yields MRLNRLMFRAFLLIACLCGSLHSHSQRLVTFEGQAQGTYYIVKYLSEDTVSLQPQVTALFREIDASLSLWQPASLINRFNESERGVLMDAHMRTVVKRAQEVSRATKGAFDITVKPLVDLWGFGVIRHQRKPSADSIRYALQFTGYKLLQVKGDSLIKKKAQVQIDANGVAQGYTTDCVARLLESCGIANYLVDVGGELRAKGVNARGNSWSVGIERPSGAAARPQQALLYLAQKSIATSGNYRRFFDEGKTRYAHTIDPKTGIALHSNVISVTVVADDCITSDAFDNALMLWGPEKGLKFIRQHPELRLEAAYIFTKKKGETKEAYSPGFLEMMKK from the coding sequence ATGCGTTTAAATAGACTGATGTTCCGCGCTTTCCTTTTAATCGCCTGCCTGTGCGGCAGCCTGCACAGCCATAGCCAGCGACTAGTCACGTTCGAGGGTCAGGCACAGGGTACTTATTACATTGTAAAATATCTTTCGGAGGATACTGTTTCGCTGCAACCACAGGTGACTGCCTTGTTCCGGGAGATCGATGCTTCGCTTTCGCTATGGCAGCCGGCATCTTTGATCAACCGCTTTAACGAAAGCGAGCGTGGGGTGTTGATGGATGCGCATATGCGTACGGTGGTCAAACGTGCGCAGGAAGTGAGCAGGGCGACAAAGGGCGCATTCGATATTACCGTTAAGCCACTGGTAGATCTCTGGGGATTTGGGGTGATACGGCATCAGCGTAAGCCATCGGCCGATAGTATTCGTTACGCGCTGCAATTCACCGGTTACAAGCTTTTACAGGTGAAAGGCGATTCGTTGATAAAAAAGAAAGCGCAGGTGCAGATCGATGCAAATGGTGTGGCACAAGGGTATACAACAGATTGTGTGGCTCGTTTGCTGGAAAGCTGTGGAATTGCGAATTACCTGGTAGATGTGGGAGGGGAGCTGCGTGCCAAGGGTGTGAATGCCCGCGGTAATAGCTGGAGTGTGGGCATCGAACGCCCGTCCGGCGCAGCCGCCCGTCCGCAACAGGCACTCCTGTACCTCGCGCAAAAATCCATTGCGACCAGTGGCAACTACCGCCGCTTTTTCGATGAGGGCAAAACAAGATATGCGCACACGATCGATCCCAAAACGGGTATTGCGTTGCATAGTAACGTGATCAGTGTAACAGTGGTGGCCGACGATTGCATCACTTCCGACGCATTTGATAATGCATTGATGCTCTGGGGGCCGGAGAAGGGGTTGAAGTTTATTCGCCAACACCCGGAACTACGTCTTGAAGCGGCTTACATCTTCACCAAAAAAAAGGGCGAAACGAAAGAAGCGTATTCGCCCGGTTTCCTGGAGATGATGAAAAAATAA
- a CDS encoding outer membrane beta-barrel protein, whose amino-acid sequence MKKIAIMLLLVTAGAGLHKAAAQSRSPLSVNFNYSIAQPNGSLSDYAGNTSFRGWKAGINYSLNDRFSLGLGFGFNDFYEKTDRMVYPDKGSDISAVQQRTLQVLPIQAVGQYNFAKADAKVIPYGSLGIGAANMNYEKYWGEFVDKSNKWSFLVSPELGINVPFGKYSPVMFNASVQYNYAPYNFSEISGFNSLQGNIGIKVHIH is encoded by the coding sequence ATGAAAAAGATCGCAATAATGTTACTGCTCGTTACCGCTGGTGCCGGTCTTCACAAAGCCGCCGCGCAGAGCAGGTCTCCGTTATCCGTAAACTTCAATTATTCCATCGCACAACCTAACGGCTCCCTCAGCGATTATGCCGGCAACACCAGCTTCCGCGGCTGGAAGGCAGGCATCAACTACTCGCTGAACGACCGGTTCAGCCTGGGTTTAGGCTTTGGTTTTAACGACTTCTACGAAAAAACTGACCGTATGGTGTATCCCGATAAAGGATCCGACATTTCCGCGGTGCAGCAACGTACGCTGCAGGTGTTGCCGATACAGGCTGTAGGTCAATATAATTTCGCGAAAGCAGACGCAAAGGTGATTCCTTATGGTAGCCTGGGCATTGGTGCGGCGAACATGAATTACGAAAAATATTGGGGCGAGTTCGTGGACAAATCGAACAAATGGTCGTTCCTGGTGAGTCCGGAACTGGGTATTAACGTGCCTTTCGGTAAATACTCACCGGTGATGTTCAATGCGAGCGTACAGTATAACTATGCGCCGTACAACTTCAGCGAGATCAGCGGCTTCAATTCGTTGCAAGGAAATATAGGTATCAAAGTACATATCCATTAA
- a CDS encoding DUF4136 domain-containing protein, with protein MKRVTMFMSLAVVATVLLASCRKQPLDNLTEEESRIYITNHDETADFKTYATFSIVDSVAVISNAGAKKELTSYDQQLIAAVKAQLEARGYTAVGKEAKPDLAVNLSRIDNTSYSAAWTPGYWSGWPGYWDTGYWGFPGYGYYWPSYYTVFQNRERSVSIDMLDLKNSAGKEGNQLTAVWNAMLRGSGVWSSNNISSMVKAVFDQSAYLQTLN; from the coding sequence ATGAAAAGAGTAACCATGTTTATGAGTTTGGCGGTAGTGGCAACAGTTCTGCTCGCCAGTTGCAGAAAGCAACCGCTGGACAATCTCACAGAAGAGGAATCAAGAATTTACATCACCAACCATGACGAAACAGCTGACTTTAAAACGTATGCAACGTTCAGCATCGTCGACTCTGTAGCGGTGATCAGCAACGCCGGGGCGAAAAAAGAACTGACCAGTTATGATCAGCAATTGATCGCAGCGGTAAAAGCACAGCTGGAAGCGCGCGGCTATACGGCCGTGGGCAAAGAAGCTAAACCAGACCTTGCGGTAAACCTTAGCCGCATCGATAATACTTCTTACTCCGCCGCCTGGACACCCGGCTACTGGAGCGGCTGGCCCGGCTATTGGGACACCGGCTACTGGGGCTTCCCTGGCTATGGCTACTACTGGCCTTCTTACTACACGGTTTTCCAAAACCGCGAACGTTCTGTCAGCATCGATATGCTTGACCTGAAAAACAGCGCCGGTAAGGAAGGCAACCAGCTGACCGCCGTATGGAACGCTATGTTGCGTGGCAGTGGGGTATGGAGCAGCAATAATATCAGCAGTATGGTAAAAGCAGTGTTCGACCAGTCGGCTTACCTGCAAACACTCAATTAA
- a CDS encoding dienelactone hydrolase family protein: MDQKIINLFDEYTHKPLKREDFLRRLAQITGSVAAAMTILPLLEANYAHAATVPDTFKGITAEDITYPGDNVTMKGYLVKPDNLKAGEKRGAVIVIHENRGLNPHIRDVARRVAAAGYIALAPDALSPFGGTPANEDEARGLFGKLDAKQNLNSFIKGFDYLKALPESNGKTAAVGFCWGGALTNQLAVNDPTLDAGAAFYGMQPAAADVPKIKARLQLHYGEKDERVNAGIAAYEEALKAANINYEVFIYGGAQHAFHNDTAGPRYDKASAEKAWARTLQLFKETIF, encoded by the coding sequence GATGAATATACCCATAAGCCGCTCAAACGGGAGGACTTCCTCCGCCGCCTGGCGCAAATCACCGGCAGCGTGGCCGCGGCTATGACCATACTCCCCTTGCTGGAGGCTAATTACGCACATGCCGCCACTGTTCCGGATACGTTCAAAGGCATCACCGCAGAAGATATTACGTACCCGGGCGATAATGTGACCATGAAAGGTTACCTCGTTAAACCAGATAACCTCAAAGCTGGTGAAAAACGCGGCGCCGTTATCGTCATCCACGAAAACCGCGGCCTCAACCCGCATATCCGCGACGTTGCCCGTCGCGTAGCCGCCGCCGGTTACATCGCGCTGGCACCGGATGCACTGTCGCCCTTCGGCGGTACGCCGGCCAATGAAGATGAGGCCCGCGGACTGTTTGGCAAGCTGGACGCCAAACAGAACCTGAACAGCTTCATCAAAGGGTTCGATTACCTGAAAGCGCTCCCAGAAAGCAACGGCAAAACAGCCGCTGTTGGCTTCTGTTGGGGCGGCGCGCTCACCAATCAGCTGGCAGTAAACGATCCTACCCTCGACGCAGGTGCTGCCTTTTACGGCATGCAACCCGCTGCGGCAGATGTGCCGAAGATCAAAGCGCGCTTGCAATTGCATTATGGCGAAAAAGACGAGCGGGTGAATGCGGGCATTGCGGCCTACGAGGAGGCGCTAAAAGCGGCTAACATCAACTACGAAGTATTCATTTATGGCGGCGCGCAACATGCTTTTCATAACGATACCGCAGGGCCGCGTTATGACAAGGCTTCTGCGGAAAAGGCGTGGGCGCGTACGCTACAGTTGTTCAAAGAAACGATCTTCTGA